A section of the Streptomyces sp. NBC_01591 genome encodes:
- a CDS encoding AbrB/MazE/SpoVT family DNA-binding domain-containing protein has protein sequence MIREPAQVTIDSSGRVEIPLGILAEAGLDTGSVVLAYSDGGGRIVLRRLTDAIDDLLHGEEL, from the coding sequence ATGATCCGGGAACCAGCGCAAGTCACCATCGACTCGAGCGGCCGGGTGGAGATCCCCTTGGGGATTCTCGCCGAGGCAGGTCTCGACACGGGGAGTGTCGTCCTCGCGTACAGCGATGGTGGCGGCCGCATCGTGCTGCGCAGGTTGACCGACGCCATCGACGACCTACTGCATGGCGAGGAGCTGTAA
- a CDS encoding very short patch repair endonuclease, producing MAHASVSLRVLPKTRRIRASLRWGDGRKSPERYLGEVEHDSREANLAEGWRLAWAKGLLKEETLPEGSTASTPTVRASMQGNRGRDTKPEKALRSLLFKEGLRYRVNAPPIRGLRRSADVLFPKARVAVFVDGCFWHVCPEHHRPATKNKDFWAEKFAENQRRDAETNRILEEAGWTVIRAWEHEAPEEVARRVISAVRRATG from the coding sequence CGGCGCATCCGTGCGTCACTGCGGTGGGGCGACGGGAGGAAGTCCCCGGAGCGCTATCTGGGTGAGGTCGAACACGACAGCCGTGAGGCCAACCTCGCTGAGGGATGGCGGCTGGCCTGGGCTAAGGGCCTCTTGAAGGAGGAGACGTTGCCCGAGGGCTCGACAGCCTCGACGCCGACGGTCCGTGCCTCAATGCAAGGCAACCGTGGAAGGGACACGAAGCCCGAGAAGGCCCTCAGATCCCTCCTCTTCAAGGAAGGGCTTCGCTACCGGGTCAACGCACCGCCGATCCGGGGCCTTCGGCGTAGCGCGGATGTGCTGTTCCCGAAGGCACGAGTCGCGGTTTTCGTCGACGGCTGCTTCTGGCATGTCTGCCCGGAGCATCATCGACCAGCGACGAAGAACAAGGACTTCTGGGCGGAGAAGTTTGCCGAGAACCAGCGGCGGGACGCCGAGACCAACCGGATCCTGGAGGAAGCGGGCTGGACGGTCATCCGGGCTTGGGAGCACGAGGCACCGGAGGAGGTGGCACGACGGGTCATCTCAGCGGTCCGCCGTGCGACCGGCTAG